Proteins encoded within one genomic window of Microbacterium soli:
- a CDS encoding FmdB family zinc ribbon protein — translation MPTYAYACTACDHRFDAVQSFSEDSLTICPECGGALRKQYGTVGVTFNGSGFYRTDSRAGAGDAKKDRASSKSDSSTSSNPAPAKTPASA, via the coding sequence ATGCCCACCTACGCCTACGCCTGCACCGCCTGCGACCACCGCTTCGACGCCGTGCAGAGCTTCTCGGAAGACTCCCTCACCATCTGCCCCGAATGCGGCGGCGCACTGCGCAAGCAGTACGGAACGGTCGGAGTGACCTTCAACGGGTCGGGCTTCTATCGCACCGACTCGCGCGCAGGTGCTGGTGACGCGAAGAAGGATCGGGCATCATCGAAGTCGGATTCTTCGACGAGCTCCAACCCGGCGCCTGCGAAGACCCCGGCCTCGGCCTGA